The following proteins come from a genomic window of Lolium rigidum isolate FL_2022 chromosome 5, APGP_CSIRO_Lrig_0.1, whole genome shotgun sequence:
- the LOC124652739 gene encoding thaumatin-like pathogenesis-related protein 4 has product MASSGARSTTSPGLFLLLLAAFAAGASAAPLTITNHCSYTVWPAVVPISRGIELRPSANWTLDVPSGSDIWGRTGCSFDKGGRGSCQTGDCGGLQCASGSSSNPAVTKAELSVYQGSYYYGITTLNGFNLPLDFSCSSGDALRCREAGCHVAFPYQKYYQHTCGASGSQLQVVFCP; this is encoded by the coding sequence atggcgTCTAGTGGCGCCAGAAGCACCACCTCTCCTggcctcttcctccttctcctgGCCGCCTTCGCTGCGGGAGCCAGCGCCGCACCACTGACCATCACCAACCACTGCTCCTACACGGTGTGGCCAGCCGTCGTCCCCATCAGCCGCGGCATCGAGCTCCGACCATCAGCCAACTGGACCCTCGACGTCCCCAGCGGCTCGGACATATGGGGCCGCACGGGCTGCTCCTTCGACAAGGGCGGCAGAGGGAGCTGCCAGACCGGCGACTGCGGCGGGCTGCAGTGCGCCTCTGGGAGCAGTAGTAATCCGGCGGTGACGAAGGCCGAGTTGTCCGTGTACCAGGGCAGCTACTACTACGGCATCACCACGCTGAATGGATTCAACCTGCCGCTGGACTTCTCCTGCAGCTCCGGCGATGCGCTCCGGTGCCGGGAGGCCGGGTGCCACGTCGCGTTCCCGTACCAGAAGTACTACCAGCACACGTGCGGCGCCAGCGGGAGCCAGCTCCAAGTTGTTTTCTGCCCGTGA